A window of the Candidatus Cloacimonadota bacterium genome harbors these coding sequences:
- a CDS encoding type II restriction endonuclease, protein MSNDFQEFQKSIRKRFMPSGKQLSEFAQEKLIIKDVEKNFNSYLRKLLNNEFELYKEYEKKCTLKIFEEAFQRKLFEFPKDNSQKAFLGFFDQHYDDFWKVFLSISQSRKTRAGGSFEKHLRFLFSKINYPYDMQTTLNGRVDYLFPSEEVFKKNRTVCLIISVKRTLRERWRQVIGELSSINAGKIYIATQEENIAKAKIHEMKKHNINLVVFDEEKEKNFLSEYNVIGFTELITVHLPAQKILWEKFI, encoded by the coding sequence ATGAGTAATGATTTTCAGGAATTCCAAAAATCAATTAGGAAAAGATTTATGCCATCGGGTAAACAGTTATCAGAATTTGCTCAGGAGAAGTTGATAATAAAGGATGTTGAAAAGAATTTTAATTCTTATTTGCGAAAGTTACTAAATAATGAATTTGAACTATATAAAGAATACGAAAAAAAATGCACTCTTAAAATATTTGAAGAAGCCTTCCAAAGAAAATTATTTGAATTTCCCAAAGATAACTCTCAAAAGGCTTTCTTAGGATTTTTTGACCAACATTATGATGATTTTTGGAAAGTATTCCTAAGTATAAGTCAATCAAGAAAAACAAGAGCTGGTGGGAGTTTTGAAAAGCACTTAAGATTCTTGTTTAGTAAAATAAATTATCCTTATGATATGCAAACAACATTAAATGGAAGGGTTGATTATCTCTTTCCAAGTGAAGAAGTATTTAAAAAAAACAGAACTGTATGTTTAATTATTTCTGTAAAGAGAACCCTGCGAGAAAGATGGCGACAGGTAATAGGAGAGTTATCTTCAATCAATGCAGGAAAAATTTATATCGCAACGCAAGAAGAAAATATTGCAAAAGCAAAAATCCATGAAATGAAAAAACATAATATCAATTTGGTGGTCTTTGATGAAGAAAAGGAGAAAAACTTTTTATCTGAATATAATGTAATTGGCTTTACAGAGTTGATTACAGTTCATCTGCCTGCACAAAAGATTTTGTGGGAGAAATTTATTTAG
- a CDS encoding DUF3795 domain-containing protein → MCEENTNLIAYCGLYCGDCFAHKGEVADLARDLRKELRQSKFDKTAESLSALSFFKVYKNYPKCYEVLGALVKLRCKKTCKGGGGPPFCKIRKCCQKKGIEGCWECGEFETCKKLDFLKANHGDAHIKNLRKIKKKGVDEFLKGTKYWYVKSS, encoded by the coding sequence ATGTGTGAAGAAAATACAAATCTTATTGCATATTGTGGTCTTTATTGTGGAGATTGCTTTGCTCACAAAGGAGAGGTTGCGGACCTGGCAAGAGACCTTAGAAAAGAGTTAAGACAATCTAAGTTTGATAAGACTGCAGAATCTTTGTCTGCTCTTTCATTTTTTAAGGTTTACAAAAACTACCCAAAATGTTATGAAGTATTGGGTGCATTAGTAAAATTACGATGTAAAAAAACCTGTAAAGGTGGTGGTGGTCCGCCTTTCTGTAAGATAAGAAAATGCTGTCAGAAAAAAGGAATTGAAGGATGTTGGGAATGTGGCGAATTTGAAACATGTAAAAAATTGGATTTCTTGAAGGCAAATCATGGTGATGCTCATATAAAAAATCTAAGAAAAATTAAGAAAAAAGGGGTTGATGAATTTCTTAAAGGAACTAAATATTGGTATGTAAAAAGTTCCTAA
- a CDS encoding protein-L-isoaspartate(D-aspartate) O-methyltransferase: MSKNKRYFICIIFLLLLSNLSCAQDNETKYKRERELMIKIQIENRGIKDTTVLSAMREVPRHIFVPELYRMFSYEDRPLPIGYGQTISQPYIVALMTKLLKLNKDSKALEVGTGSGYQAAILSEIVKEVYTIEIIEELYLRTNKVLEKAGYDTIKTKFGDGYYGWEEYAPYDAIIVTCTAEFVPPPLIKQLKIGGIMCIPVGPPFRVQNLLVITKKSEELIETEVITQVRFVPLIRK; encoded by the coding sequence ATGTCAAAAAATAAGAGATATTTCATCTGTATAATTTTTCTACTATTATTAAGTAATCTTAGCTGTGCCCAAGATAACGAAACAAAGTATAAAAGAGAAAGAGAGTTGATGATTAAAATCCAGATAGAAAATAGAGGAATAAAAGATACCACTGTTCTTTCAGCTATGAGAGAGGTTCCCAGACATATTTTTGTGCCTGAACTATATCGCATGTTTTCATACGAGGACCGACCTTTACCAATTGGATATGGTCAGACTATTTCTCAACCTTATATTGTCGCTTTGATGACCAAGCTGTTGAAATTAAACAAGGATTCAAAAGCACTTGAAGTTGGAACTGGTTCAGGCTATCAGGCAGCAATTTTATCAGAAATAGTAAAAGAGGTTTATACTATAGAAATAATAGAAGAATTGTATCTCAGAACAAACAAGGTTTTAGAAAAAGCAGGATACGATACTATCAAGACAAAGTTCGGAGACGGTTACTATGGTTGGGAAGAATATGCTCCTTATGATGCAATAATAGTAACCTGTACCGCGGAATTTGTTCCTCCCCCGCTTATTAAACAGCTTAAAATTGGTGGAATAATGTGCATCCCTGTTGGTCCACCTTTTAGAGTTCAAAATCTGCTTGTAATAACAAAGAAAAGTGAGGAGCTAATTGAAACAGAAGTAATCACCCAAGTTAGATTTGTGCCTCTTATCAGAAAATAA
- a CDS encoding 5'-nucleotidase C-terminal domain-containing protein, with product MKKIIVIIFFFISTCLFSQQIDTLYILQTTDVHGRIYPYDYFNDQPAKVGFAQVYSRIKQYRAKHNNVILVDAGDVLQGTPLAHYFNKIETDKPNPLILTMNHMDYDAFAVGNHEIEQGVTVYTRVEKESDFPWLSANSELDDGTTFFKPYTIVKENDFLIGIIGLTTPGIPTMLDTTYYPGITWKDMVKTAQKFATILYPRVDILVGLFHSGFNAKEDAYKSEKLGLPVANASGLVADKIPEFDIVFGGHSHKIVPNDYKQGLKYMSKEKSLNKPLQINSGCWAKNLGVARLILEQVEGTWKIIDKDGWVESVEDEEPAEEILKLTEYYHNKMLEYIRGEIAILTDTLTGKYSRFKDTPMIEIINKAQMDYTDADISFAACFNENLYVPPGPFRVKDIYAMYPYENFLYVIKMTGQQIKDFLEYSSRYYIWDGCDVNPNPDIAGYQYDMAEGISYMIDATEEIGKRIKELKFLQTGKPLEMNQIYKVAINSYRANGGGGHINAAGAKSAPIIFQSSEEMRNILTDYIKDIGTITPETDQNWKIIKGK from the coding sequence ATGAAAAAAATCATTGTTATCATCTTTTTCTTTATTTCAACTTGCTTATTTAGTCAACAAATTGATACATTGTATATCTTACAGACAACAGATGTACACGGTAGAATTTATCCATACGACTACTTTAATGACCAGCCTGCAAAAGTGGGTTTTGCACAAGTCTATTCCAGAATTAAGCAATATCGTGCAAAACATAATAATGTAATTTTAGTTGACGCTGGTGATGTGCTTCAGGGAACCCCTCTTGCTCACTATTTTAACAAAATAGAAACAGATAAACCAAACCCTCTTATTCTAACAATGAATCATATGGATTATGATGCGTTTGCAGTAGGTAATCATGAAATTGAACAAGGAGTTACTGTATACACTCGTGTTGAGAAAGAGTCTGATTTCCCCTGGCTCTCTGCAAATTCAGAATTAGATGATGGAACAACATTTTTCAAACCATATACAATAGTTAAAGAAAACGACTTTTTAATCGGTATTATTGGCTTAACAACTCCTGGCATACCTACTATGCTTGATACGACCTATTATCCTGGAATTACCTGGAAAGATATGGTTAAAACAGCACAAAAGTTTGCGACAATTTTATATCCCAGAGTAGATATCTTGGTAGGACTTTTTCATTCTGGTTTCAATGCAAAAGAAGACGCCTATAAATCGGAGAAATTAGGCTTGCCTGTTGCTAACGCTTCAGGCTTAGTTGCCGATAAGATTCCGGAATTTGATATTGTTTTTGGTGGTCATTCACATAAAATTGTTCCGAATGACTATAAACAGGGTTTAAAATATATGAGCAAGGAAAAAAGTCTAAATAAACCGTTACAAATAAATTCTGGATGTTGGGCTAAAAATTTAGGTGTTGCAAGACTAATTCTTGAACAAGTTGAAGGTACCTGGAAAATTATAGATAAAGATGGATGGGTTGAATCAGTTGAAGATGAAGAACCTGCAGAAGAAATCTTGAAACTCACAGAATATTATCATAACAAAATGCTTGAGTATATCCGAGGTGAAATTGCAATACTTACTGATACTTTAACGGGAAAATATTCTCGTTTCAAGGATACTCCAATGATTGAAATCATAAATAAAGCTCAAATGGATTATACGGATGCGGATATTTCGTTTGCTGCCTGTTTTAATGAGAATTTATACGTACCACCTGGTCCATTTCGTGTCAAAGACATTTATGCTATGTATCCTTATGAGAATTTTCTCTATGTCATAAAGATGACGGGGCAGCAAATAAAAGATTTCCTGGAATATTCCTCTCGCTACTATATCTGGGATGGATGTGATGTCAATCCTAATCCCGATATCGCAGGCTATCAGTACGATATGGCAGAAGGCATTAGTTATATGATTGATGCTACTGAAGAAATTGGAAAAAGAATAAAAGAATTAAAATTTTTACAAACTGGTAAACCTCTTGAAATGAATCAAATATACAAAGTAGCAATAAATAGCTATCGCGCAAATGGTGGCGGTGGACATATAAATGCAGCAGGTGCAAAGAGTGCACCGATAATTTTTCAATCAAGCGAAGAGATGCGTAACATTCTAACAGATTACATTAAAGACATAGGGACAATAACACCTGAAACTGACCAGAATTGGAAAATAATAAAAGGAAAATGA
- a CDS encoding 2TM domain-containing protein — protein MNENEDYKRAKQRVTEIRAFYQHLFVYIIVNIGIFIINIITTPHNFWFYWPLLGWGIGLFAHGFSTFGTHGIFGKEWEEKKIKEIMKKEKYKNK, from the coding sequence ATGAATGAAAATGAAGATTACAAACGAGCAAAACAGAGAGTTACTGAAATAAGGGCTTTTTATCAGCATTTATTTGTTTATATAATTGTAAACATTGGAATATTCATAATAAACATTATTACTACTCCCCATAACTTCTGGTTTTATTGGCCCCTTTTGGGTTGGGGAATTGGATTATTTGCACATGGCTTTAGCACATTTGGAACACATGGAATATTTGGAAAAGAGTGGGAAGAAAAAAAGATTAAAGAGATAATGAAAAAAGAAAAATATAAAAATAAATAA
- a CDS encoding DMT family transporter → MSIPYSGEILSLICAIIWATAVILFRKSGESTEPLSLNLFKNSVCSALFLFTFLVMHRTLLLPAPIKDYLLLIISGIIGVVIADTLFFKSLNLLGAGLLAIVDCLYTPIVIGLTFFFLGERLSYTQLLGALMIISAILISSLRLPNHSIPRKNLILGILLGSLSIALMAVSIVMIKPLLNRAPILWVTMIRLVVAAIVMSIIALFHPRRKELFSAFRPSKNWKYMLPGAILGNYFAMFTWMGGIKFTYASIAAAINQTSVIFVLIFAAIFLKEKFTLRKFIGMIMAFSGVVMVTLG, encoded by the coding sequence ATGAGCATTCCATATTCCGGTGAAATTTTATCGTTAATTTGCGCAATCATTTGGGCAACAGCGGTTATCTTGTTCAGAAAAAGCGGTGAATCTACTGAACCACTCTCACTGAACTTGTTCAAAAATTCCGTTTGCTCTGCACTTTTTTTATTCACTTTTTTGGTTATGCATAGAACCCTTTTGCTACCAGCACCTATTAAAGATTATTTATTATTAATAATAAGTGGAATTATTGGGGTTGTAATTGCAGACACTCTTTTTTTCAAAAGTCTTAACCTATTAGGTGCTGGTTTATTAGCAATTGTTGACTGCCTTTATACACCAATAGTCATTGGGCTCACCTTCTTCTTTTTAGGTGAGCGTTTAAGTTATACACAACTCTTGGGTGCCCTAATGATTATTAGTGCAATATTAATCTCATCTCTCAGATTGCCAAACCATTCAATACCAAGAAAAAATCTAATTCTTGGAATATTACTGGGGTCCCTATCAATTGCACTTATGGCAGTTAGCATCGTAATGATAAAACCACTTTTGAACAGAGCACCAATCCTCTGGGTAACTATGATAAGACTTGTTGTTGCTGCAATTGTAATGAGTATTATAGCGTTATTTCATCCAAGAAGAAAAGAACTCTTTAGTGCATTTCGTCCCTCAAAAAATTGGAAATATATGCTTCCCGGAGCAATACTTGGAAATTATTTTGCAATGTTTACCTGGATGGGAGGAATAAAATTTACATATGCCAGTATTGCCGCTGCAATTAATCAAACGAGTGTGATATTTGTATTAATATTTGCTGCTATTTTCTTAAAAGAAAAATTCACATTGCGAAAATTTATTGGAATGATAATGGCATTTTCTGGAGTAGTAATGGTGACGCTTGGATGA
- a CDS encoding NAD(P)H-dependent glycerol-3-phosphate dehydrogenase, with amino-acid sequence MKNISVIGMGSWGTTLAILLAEKGFSVKGWEWIRERAVKMQKNRINKFFLPDCPFPENLMVTNDLNETVSSGDITVIAVPSQFVRNTISKVKSELKCKHIVSVTKGLEIDTLMRMSQVIIDETNALPENISALSGPTHAEEVSKKLPATIVAASISEDFANEIQKIFMTNHFRVYTSADIIGVELGASLKNVIAIGAGIADGMNLGDSSKAALITRGLREITRLGIKCGANPHTFSGISGIGDLIVTCESKYSRNRFVGEQLAKGKTLKEITESMEMIAEGIKTTQAAYKLGRKMSIEMPITNEIYNILFNDLSPQAGLKRLMTRSAKSEDEF; translated from the coding sequence ATGAAAAATATTTCAGTAATTGGTATGGGAAGTTGGGGCACGACATTAGCCATTCTTCTTGCAGAAAAAGGATTCTCTGTTAAAGGTTGGGAGTGGATAAGAGAACGTGCCGTAAAAATGCAAAAAAATCGTATAAACAAATTCTTTCTTCCAGATTGTCCCTTTCCTGAAAATTTAATGGTGACCAACGATCTTAACGAGACTGTTTCTTCTGGTGACATTACTGTGATAGCTGTGCCTTCGCAGTTCGTCCGAAACACTATTTCCAAAGTTAAGAGTGAACTAAAATGCAAACATATAGTAAGCGTAACTAAAGGATTGGAGATTGACACATTAATGAGAATGTCTCAAGTCATTATTGATGAAACAAATGCGCTGCCAGAAAACATCTCCGCCTTATCTGGCCCAACCCATGCAGAAGAAGTTAGCAAAAAATTACCTGCTACAATCGTTGCCGCATCTATCAGTGAAGATTTCGCAAACGAAATCCAAAAAATATTTATGACTAATCATTTCAGAGTTTATACTAGTGCTGATATAATTGGAGTTGAATTAGGAGCATCATTAAAAAATGTCATTGCAATCGGTGCAGGAATTGCTGATGGTATGAATTTGGGCGATAGTTCCAAAGCCGCTTTGATTACCCGGGGTCTTCGCGAGATTACTCGTTTAGGTATAAAATGTGGTGCAAATCCACATACATTTTCAGGTATTTCCGGGATTGGCGATCTTATAGTTACCTGTGAAAGCAAGTATAGCCGAAATAGATTTGTGGGCGAACAGCTTGCTAAAGGCAAAACCTTAAAAGAAATAACAGAAAGTATGGAGATGATTGCAGAAGGAATCAAAACCACACAGGCAGCATATAAATTAGGCAGAAAGATGAGTATTGAAATGCCTATCACTAATGAAATATACAATATTCTTTTCAATGACCTTTCACCTCAAGCAGGATTAAAGAGACTTATGACTCGTTCAGCAAAAAGTGAAGACGAATTCTAA
- the clpB gene encoding ATP-dependent chaperone ClpB — MNINKFTLKAQEAIQSAIQLAQEFGHQEISPAHILAVLVKQQDGIIPSILNKSLSYRDKENFYKDIETILNKKPQISGGTHQPYLSAELNKIFNDAQKEADRLKDEYLSTEHIFLATIRDKNELTNLYKKYNISEKDVLQVLKEIRGNQRITDQNPEAKYQALEKYARNITDLARKGKLDPVIGRDEEIRSVMEILSRRRKNNPVLIGEAGVGKTAIVEGLASRIVENDVPETLKNKDIIELDMGALLAGAKFRGEFEDRLKAVLKEVQAAQGKIILFIDELHTVVGAGATEGAIDASNMLKPALARGDLHCIGATTLNEYRKYIEKDAALERRFQPIMVFEPDVNDTVSILRGIKEKYEIHHGVKIKDSAIIAAATLSERYITDRFLPDKAIDLIDEACAHIRLQIDSLPAELDEIERKIRQLQIENHSLRKEKDVKSIARQKEIQKKLAVLQEKSNHIRTRWNLEKEIISNTRRLKEEIDSAKIEMQKAEREGNLTKAAELKYGRLRELTRKLEEKNHKLENLQKDTRILKEEIDANDIAEIVSKWTHIPVSKMLESETSKLLRMEEELHKRVVGQDEAINAVANAIRRNRAGISPEHRPIGTFMFLGPTGVGKTELAKILAKFLFNSEKAMIRIDMSEFMERHTVSKLVGAPPGYVGYEEGGQLTEAVRRRPYSVILFDEIEKAHHDVFNILLQIMEDGRLTDGQGRTVDFSNTAIIMTSNIASEQFFNENSKNEVSRPVLMKALQANFRPEFLNRLDEIIIFHRLTEDDLVKILDIQIADLRERLSHQGLGLEISEPAKKYIAQHGFDSQYGARPLKRLIQKEVENKIAIELLKGSHTNKNTIQDSDKTDRVFIDIQNGKISILVK; from the coding sequence ATGAATATAAATAAATTTACATTAAAAGCACAAGAAGCTATTCAGTCAGCTATTCAACTAGCTCAAGAATTTGGGCATCAAGAGATTTCTCCTGCACATATCCTGGCTGTGCTTGTGAAACAACAAGATGGGATTATTCCATCTATTTTAAACAAATCTCTATCATATCGGGATAAAGAAAATTTTTATAAAGATATTGAAACAATTTTAAATAAAAAACCTCAAATCTCTGGTGGAACACATCAGCCTTATCTATCTGCAGAACTGAATAAAATTTTTAATGATGCACAAAAAGAAGCAGATAGATTAAAAGATGAATATCTCAGCACAGAACATATCTTCCTTGCAACAATTAGAGATAAGAATGAACTTACAAATTTGTATAAAAAGTATAATATTTCTGAAAAGGATGTTTTGCAAGTATTAAAAGAAATTCGTGGAAATCAGAGAATTACAGACCAGAATCCAGAGGCAAAATATCAGGCATTAGAAAAATATGCGAGAAATATTACGGACTTAGCAAGAAAGGGCAAATTAGACCCAGTTATTGGACGGGATGAAGAAATCCGTTCGGTTATGGAGATCCTCTCCCGTCGCAGAAAGAACAATCCTGTGTTAATTGGTGAGGCTGGTGTTGGTAAAACCGCCATTGTAGAGGGATTGGCAAGCAGAATTGTTGAAAACGATGTGCCAGAAACTCTAAAAAATAAAGATATAATTGAATTAGATATGGGAGCACTCCTTGCTGGAGCAAAGTTCAGAGGAGAATTTGAGGACAGATTAAAGGCTGTATTAAAAGAGGTGCAAGCTGCTCAGGGCAAAATAATACTTTTTATTGACGAGTTGCACACAGTTGTTGGAGCCGGTGCTACTGAAGGAGCTATTGATGCCTCAAATATGCTAAAACCTGCTCTGGCAAGAGGTGATTTGCATTGTATTGGAGCAACAACATTGAATGAATACAGAAAATATATTGAAAAAGATGCTGCATTAGAGCGAAGATTTCAACCTATAATGGTCTTTGAACCTGATGTAAATGATACTGTTTCAATATTAAGAGGAATCAAAGAAAAGTATGAAATCCATCATGGAGTAAAAATTAAGGATTCGGCTATTATTGCAGCTGCTACACTCTCCGAACGATACATAACAGACCGTTTCCTACCAGATAAGGCAATTGACCTGATTGATGAAGCTTGTGCTCACATTCGTTTACAAATTGATAGTTTGCCTGCTGAATTGGATGAGATAGAAAGAAAAATTCGTCAGTTGCAAATTGAAAATCATTCACTTCGTAAGGAAAAAGATGTGAAGTCCATTGCCCGACAAAAGGAGATTCAGAAAAAATTGGCGGTATTGCAGGAAAAATCAAATCATATTAGAACACGATGGAATCTTGAAAAAGAAATAATTAGCAACACAAGAAGACTTAAAGAAGAGATTGATAGTGCTAAAATTGAGATGCAAAAGGCAGAGAGAGAGGGGAATCTTACAAAGGCGGCGGAGCTAAAGTATGGCAGATTAAGAGAACTTACCAGGAAATTAGAAGAGAAGAACCATAAATTAGAAAACCTTCAAAAAGATACTCGAATCTTAAAAGAAGAGATTGATGCGAATGATATTGCTGAGATTGTTTCTAAATGGACTCATATTCCTGTTTCAAAAATGCTTGAGAGCGAAACCAGTAAGCTTTTGCGTATGGAAGAGGAATTGCATAAACGAGTTGTTGGACAGGATGAGGCTATAAATGCTGTTGCAAATGCCATTCGTAGGAATCGTGCCGGGATTAGTCCTGAACATCGCCCAATTGGAACTTTTATGTTTCTTGGTCCAACTGGTGTTGGTAAAACTGAATTAGCAAAAATTCTGGCAAAATTTCTGTTCAATTCAGAAAAAGCTATGATTCGTATTGATATGTCAGAATTTATGGAAAGACATACTGTTTCTAAATTAGTTGGTGCTCCTCCCGGATATGTTGGATATGAAGAAGGCGGTCAATTAACAGAAGCAGTAAGAAGAAGACCCTACAGTGTGATTTTATTTGATGAAATTGAAAAAGCTCACCACGATGTTTTTAATATCCTACTTCAGATAATGGAAGATGGAAGACTTACTGATGGACAAGGCAGGACAGTAGATTTTTCAAATACTGCGATAATTATGACATCCAATATTGCTTCCGAGCAGTTTTTCAATGAGAATAGCAAGAATGAAGTTTCACGACCAGTTTTGATGAAAGCTTTGCAAGCAAATTTTCGTCCAGAATTCCTTAACCGTCTTGATGAGATAATAATTTTCCATAGACTGACTGAAGATGATTTAGTTAAGATTCTTGACATTCAAATTGCTGATTTACGAGAAAGATTATCACATCAAGGTCTGGGGTTGGAGATTTCTGAACCAGCTAAGAAATATATAGCACAACACGGTTTTGATTCGCAGTATGGAGCAAGGCCTTTAAAAAGACTTATTCAAAAAGAAGTTGAAAACAAAATTGCTATTGAATTACTAAAAGGTTCGCACACAAATAAGAATACAATTCAAGATTCTGATAAAACAGATAGAGTTTTTATTGACATCCAAAATGGGAAAATTTCTATTTTGGTAAAATGA
- the groL gene encoding chaperonin GroEL (60 kDa chaperone family; promotes refolding of misfolded polypeptides especially under stressful conditions; forms two stacked rings of heptamers to form a barrel-shaped 14mer; ends can be capped by GroES; misfolded proteins enter the barrel where they are refolded when GroES binds), with translation MAKQLEFGHEAREQLKKGVDVLANAVKTTLGPRGRNVVLEKSFGSPTITNDGVTIAKEIELEDKYENMGAQMVKEVATKTHDVAGDGTTTATLLAQSIIDEGFKHVTAGVNPMFMRRGLTKASETIVKEIKKLSKPTKTSEEIEQIATISANNDPEIGKLIAEAMGKVGNEGVINVEESKTMKTDWEVVEGMQFDRGYVSPYFVTDAEKMVAELEDAYILLLDKKISVMKDLLPILQEVSQTGKPLLIIAEDIEGEALATLVVNKLRGTLNVCSVKAPGFGDRRKEMLRDIAILSGGTVISEEVGLKLENTKLHDLGIAHKVIVDKENTTIREGKGKDKDISGRIQQIKRQIDDTTSDYDKEKLQERLAKLSGGVAVLNIGAATETEMKEKKHRVDDALQATRAAVEEGIVVGGGVALLHAAKAIDTLKLETEEKIGAEILKAALQMPVYQIARNAGVAGDVVVERLKNEKNPNIGYNAAKREYSDLMADGVIDPAKVTRSAVQNACSIAGLFLTTECIISDIPKKEEPTPPMPPGGYGGGGMY, from the coding sequence ATGGCTAAACAACTGGAATTCGGCCATGAAGCCAGAGAACAACTAAAAAAAGGCGTTGATGTATTAGCCAATGCTGTAAAAACTACACTCGGTCCACGAGGACGAAATGTAGTTCTTGAAAAAAGCTTTGGCTCGCCCACAATTACAAATGATGGTGTAACAATTGCAAAAGAGATTGAGCTGGAAGATAAGTATGAAAATATGGGAGCACAGATGGTTAAAGAAGTCGCAACCAAAACTCATGATGTAGCTGGAGATGGAACTACAACCGCTACTTTGTTAGCACAATCTATCATTGATGAAGGATTTAAACATGTTACAGCAGGTGTTAATCCTATGTTTATGAGAAGAGGTCTTACTAAGGCTTCTGAAACTATAGTTAAAGAGATTAAGAAACTCAGCAAACCAACCAAAACCTCAGAAGAAATTGAGCAAATTGCTACTATATCAGCAAACAATGACCCAGAAATAGGAAAGTTGATTGCAGAAGCAATGGGAAAAGTTGGAAATGAAGGTGTCATAAATGTTGAGGAATCTAAAACTATGAAAACTGATTGGGAAGTTGTTGAGGGTATGCAGTTTGATAGAGGATATGTCTCACCTTATTTTGTAACAGATGCGGAAAAAATGGTTGCAGAATTGGAAGATGCTTATATCCTGCTTCTGGACAAGAAAATATCTGTTATGAAAGACCTGCTTCCTATTCTTCAAGAAGTGTCTCAAACTGGCAAACCGCTTTTGATTATTGCAGAAGATATTGAAGGTGAAGCTCTTGCTACACTCGTAGTTAACAAACTAAGAGGCACTCTTAATGTCTGTTCTGTAAAAGCACCTGGATTTGGTGATAGAAGAAAAGAAATGCTTAGAGATATTGCAATTCTTTCTGGTGGAACTGTGATTTCAGAAGAGGTTGGTTTGAAATTGGAAAACACAAAATTGCACGACCTTGGAATTGCTCATAAGGTTATCGTTGATAAGGAAAATACTACAATCAGAGAAGGGAAAGGAAAGGATAAAGATATTTCTGGAAGAATTCAACAAATCAAAAGACAGATTGATGACACTACTTCAGATTATGACAAAGAAAAACTACAAGAAAGACTTGCAAAGCTATCAGGTGGTGTGGCTGTTTTAAATATTGGGGCAGCAACAGAAACTGAAATGAAGGAGAAAAAACACCGTGTTGATGATGCTCTTCAGGCTACCCGCGCTGCTGTTGAAGAAGGTATAGTCGTTGGCGGTGGAGTTGCTTTACTTCATGCTGCAAAGGCAATAGACACACTAAAATTAGAAACAGAAGAGAAAATCGGTGCTGAAATACTTAAAGCCGCACTTCAAATGCCGGTTTATCAGATTGCCAGGAATGCTGGCGTGGCTGGTGATGTTGTTGTAGAAAGACTGAAAAATGAAAAGAATCCTAACATCGGATATAACGCTGCAAAACGAGAATATTCTGATTTAATGGCTGACGGCGTAATTGACCCAGCAAAGGTTACCCGCTCTGCTGTACAAAATGCTTGCAGTATTGCCGGACTTTTCCTTACGACTGAATGCATTATCTCAGATATTCCTAAGAAGGAAGAACCTACTCCACCAATGCCTCCAGGAGGATATGGCGGCGGCGGAATGTATTAA